Proteins encoded within one genomic window of Dyadobacter chenhuakuii:
- the ppk1 gene encoding polyphosphate kinase 1, with translation MIDVAYPYFDTNLSWLSNNYRLLLEANDETVPVRERLRFLGIYAYQTKEFFRARVPSLLAMGEVSNDIRTKLNLFPESLLEHVYETVENQLREFNDILLTGILPALHEQGVHLYYRETFANEHLNFLRKFFVDKLFRHLQPVFLDSRRSSKMPFFESKQLYLVVRLQHRDDTEEDWYAIVNIPSELFGRFAELPELDGKKQVAFLEDVIREHLPLLFPGYDVLESYALRVEKDTELSIEDEYPMQLAQRILKQLEKRNFVQPAQYFYESGMPLYMREYLVSKAAIPMNEFHERGHYIYMQDLMTFPQLSRRLDYPVQRPIQNPDFDDVTSVFESIQKADQLLHLPYHSYEPIVRFFNEAAVDPHVREIHVSLYKISPNSFILNSLISAARNGKRVTTYVELNTKLDIQENLHWSKKMRDAGVKIILSVPGLKVHAKIALVKRKVHKGWERYAFFGTGGFYRLTSREIVDHALLTSHRELTNELELLFGYLSTQDEPKKYKYLPFNNLFVTQFTLQKRLLDLIDREIANCNAGLKSFVTIKINQLQDHMLIDKIYQAGQAGVPVHVIVSESCGLISGLPSISDNIVVSRHVDRYVENTRIFHFANRGNDEMYLSSCDWTHRNLHRRIDVCFPILDEALKNQMRLVLRNYVSDNQKSVRLDLYQNNLRITDDSRGKVRAQESNYRLVEKIEKTGPPKRAE, from the coding sequence ATGATAGATGTTGCTTATCCCTACTTCGATACAAATCTAAGCTGGCTGTCTAATAATTACCGATTATTACTGGAAGCCAACGATGAGACTGTACCGGTGAGGGAACGTTTACGTTTTCTTGGCATTTACGCATATCAAACCAAAGAATTCTTCCGTGCACGTGTTCCCAGCTTACTGGCCATGGGGGAGGTGAGCAACGATATCCGTACCAAACTCAATCTTTTCCCTGAGTCATTGCTGGAACACGTTTACGAAACGGTTGAAAACCAGCTGCGCGAGTTCAACGACATATTACTTACAGGAATTCTTCCGGCGCTGCATGAGCAGGGCGTACATTTATATTATCGGGAAACATTTGCCAATGAGCATCTGAATTTTCTGAGGAAATTTTTTGTCGACAAGCTTTTCAGGCATTTGCAGCCCGTTTTTCTGGACAGTCGGAGAAGTTCAAAAATGCCTTTTTTCGAATCTAAACAATTGTATCTGGTTGTCAGGCTGCAGCATAGGGATGATACGGAGGAGGATTGGTATGCGATTGTAAATATTCCGTCCGAGCTTTTTGGCCGCTTCGCGGAGTTGCCGGAACTGGATGGGAAAAAGCAGGTTGCTTTCCTGGAAGACGTTATCAGGGAACATCTGCCCTTGCTTTTTCCGGGTTACGATGTTTTAGAAAGCTATGCGTTACGGGTCGAGAAAGATACCGAACTGTCGATAGAAGACGAGTATCCGATGCAGCTTGCGCAGCGCATTTTGAAACAGCTGGAAAAACGCAATTTTGTCCAGCCCGCGCAATATTTCTATGAATCGGGTATGCCGCTGTATATGCGTGAATATCTGGTCAGCAAGGCTGCCATCCCGATGAACGAGTTTCACGAGCGGGGACATTACATTTATATGCAGGACCTGATGACCTTCCCGCAACTTTCACGGCGATTGGATTATCCTGTTCAGCGCCCAATCCAGAATCCGGATTTCGACGATGTTACCTCTGTTTTTGAATCCATACAAAAGGCAGATCAACTGCTGCATTTGCCTTACCATTCTTACGAGCCTATCGTGCGGTTTTTTAACGAAGCTGCCGTCGACCCGCATGTGCGCGAGATCCACGTTTCGCTTTACAAGATCAGTCCTAACTCTTTTATACTGAACTCGTTGATCAGTGCAGCACGCAATGGCAAGCGGGTAACAACTTATGTAGAGCTTAATACGAAGCTCGACATTCAGGAAAATTTGCATTGGTCCAAAAAAATGCGGGATGCGGGCGTAAAGATCATTCTGAGCGTCCCCGGATTGAAAGTACATGCCAAAATTGCTTTGGTCAAACGCAAAGTCCACAAAGGCTGGGAACGGTACGCATTTTTTGGAACGGGCGGTTTTTACAGGCTTACCAGCCGGGAAATCGTTGATCACGCATTGTTAACGAGCCACCGGGAACTGACCAATGAGCTGGAATTGCTTTTTGGATATTTGTCTACGCAGGACGAGCCGAAGAAATATAAATATCTGCCATTTAATAATCTGTTTGTAACACAATTTACACTCCAAAAAAGGCTTTTGGATCTGATAGACCGCGAAATTGCCAATTGTAATGCCGGGCTGAAATCCTTTGTGACCATTAAAATTAATCAGCTGCAGGATCATATGCTGATCGATAAAATTTATCAGGCCGGGCAGGCCGGCGTTCCGGTGCATGTGATCGTCAGTGAAAGTTGCGGGCTCATTTCCGGGCTGCCGTCGATCAGTGATAACATTGTAGTAAGCCGTCACGTAGACCGCTATGTGGAGAACACGCGGATATTTCATTTTGCCAATCGCGGCAATGATGAAATGTATTTGTCGTCCTGCGACTGGACGCACCGCAACCTGCACCGCCGCATTGATGTATGCTTCCCGATCCTGGATGAAGCGCTGAAAAATCAGATGCGTCTTGTGCTCAGGAACTATGTAAGCGACAACCAGAAGTCTGTCAGGCTGGACCTTTATCAGAATAATTTAAGAATCACCGACGACTCGCGCGGGAAGGTTCGCGCGCAGGAATCGAATTATCGTCTGGTCGAAAAAATTGAGAAAACAGGACCCCCGAAAAGGGCTGAATAA
- a CDS encoding aldo/keto reductase has product MQYQLLGRSGLRVSEVCLGTMTFGTEWGWGADKHESYKIFESFAGAGGNFIDTANRYTEGSSEKYVGEFIENDRDHWVLATKFTLKDRNDDLNFAGNHRKNMMRSVRASLKRLNTEYIDLLWVHLWDNTTPVEEVMRGLDDLVTRGLVHYVGISDTPAWVVSQANTIADFRGWNAFAAIQFEYSLIQRTPERDLLPMAKALGLAVTPWGTIGGGALTGKYLRGEAGRVPDHSIRRNEHSSIIAQTVVDVASELGVTPVQVAINWARHRDQVMIPIIGASKEKQLVDSLGCLSFKLPDEMIARLNEVSKIELGFPHEFLKSEGVKEEAFGGLYEKLENHRS; this is encoded by the coding sequence ATGCAATATCAATTATTGGGCCGGTCAGGTTTACGTGTTTCGGAAGTTTGCCTGGGCACCATGACCTTCGGAACTGAATGGGGATGGGGAGCGGATAAGCATGAAAGCTATAAGATATTCGAAAGTTTCGCAGGCGCAGGGGGCAATTTTATCGATACAGCCAACCGCTATACAGAAGGCTCTTCTGAAAAATATGTAGGTGAATTCATTGAAAATGACCGTGATCATTGGGTCTTAGCGACCAAATTCACGCTGAAAGACCGGAACGACGACCTTAATTTTGCCGGTAACCACCGCAAAAACATGATGCGCTCGGTAAGAGCAAGCTTGAAGCGCCTGAATACGGAATACATTGACCTGCTATGGGTTCATCTTTGGGACAATACAACCCCTGTTGAGGAAGTAATGCGCGGCCTGGACGACCTGGTCACACGAGGTTTGGTCCATTATGTCGGCATTTCGGATACACCTGCCTGGGTGGTTTCACAGGCAAATACGATTGCAGATTTTCGCGGCTGGAATGCATTTGCGGCCATTCAGTTTGAATATTCCCTTATTCAGCGCACACCGGAACGCGACTTGCTTCCTATGGCAAAAGCGCTTGGACTTGCTGTAACCCCCTGGGGCACAATAGGTGGGGGCGCACTTACCGGAAAATATTTACGCGGTGAAGCCGGTCGCGTTCCGGACCATAGCATCCGCAGAAACGAGCATAGTAGCATTATAGCACAAACTGTGGTGGATGTGGCCAGTGAATTGGGCGTAACGCCGGTGCAGGTGGCGATCAACTGGGCGCGTCACCGCGATCAGGTAATGATCCCGATCATTGGTGCTTCAAAGGAAAAACAACTTGTGGATTCGCTTGGCTGCCTGTCGTTCAAGTTGCCGGATGAAATGATCGCGCGCCTTAACGAGGTAAGTAAAATCGAGCTGGGTTTCCCGCATGAATTTCTTAAATCCGAAGGCGTGAAGGAAGAGGCGTTCGGAGGACTTTATGAAAAGCTGGAAAATCACAGAAGCTAA
- the pyrE gene encoding orotate phosphoribosyltransferase — translation MLNQQDITKRIAELLLEAKAIKLSPDKPFQWSSGWLSPIYCDNRVALSYPDTRTFIKKTLAALIKKEYPDVQAVVGVATGGIAQGALVADLLELPFAYVRPEPKKHGMGNQIEGRLEKGQSVIIIEDLISTGGSSLKVVDVLREAEIEVAGMVAIFTYGFAVAENNFKEKNVKLSTVSNYNALIETALEHNYIDSSQLESLSAWRVAPETWGRN, via the coding sequence ATGCTAAACCAACAGGATATTACCAAAAGAATCGCTGAATTGCTGCTTGAAGCCAAAGCAATAAAACTAAGTCCCGACAAGCCATTCCAATGGAGTTCGGGCTGGCTGTCTCCCATTTACTGCGATAACCGTGTGGCGTTATCTTATCCTGACACGCGGACTTTTATCAAAAAGACCTTAGCGGCATTGATCAAAAAGGAATATCCTGATGTGCAGGCAGTTGTAGGTGTGGCAACGGGCGGCATTGCCCAGGGAGCATTGGTAGCAGACTTGCTGGAATTGCCTTTTGCATATGTTCGTCCTGAGCCTAAGAAGCACGGCATGGGCAATCAGATCGAGGGCAGACTGGAAAAAGGTCAGTCGGTGATTATCATTGAAGACCTGATCTCAACCGGCGGAAGCTCTTTGAAAGTGGTTGACGTGCTGCGGGAAGCGGAGATTGAAGTGGCTGGAATGGTCGCGATTTTTACCTATGGCTTCGCGGTTGCAGAAAATAATTTCAAAGAGAAAAATGTAAAGCTCAGCACAGTGAGCAATTACAATGCATTGATAGAAACCGCATTGGAACACAATTACATTGACAGCTCTCAACTGGAAAGTCTGAGCGCATGGCGCGTAGCTCCTGAGACCTGGGGCAGAAATTAG
- a CDS encoding hemolysin family protein, with product MELLIILLLVLLNGVFSMSEIALVSSRKSRLEAAAKNGDSSAKAALHLANSPTRFLSTVQIGITLIGLLTGMYSGDNITSDFEKYIATIPFLMPYAHSLAVGSVLVFITYLSLVLGELVPKRIGMANPESISKFMAMPMNLLSKATAPFIALLGFSSDFIIKILNIKQSENSVTEEEIKSLIQEGTSGGVFEEIEQEIVHNVFQLGDRKVTSLMTNRQEIVWLDLEDSVEENKAKIFDARHSIYPVCRGAVDDVVGLVYVKDLIATDIEAQLANMNAVVKDPVYLPESNRAYQALAKFKEQRVYFGIIVDEYGGILGVLTMHDIMDALVGDISEDIEEASEVVRREDGSFLIDAQLPFDDFIQYFNLNIQEAERREFVGFNTLGGFVLHILENIPTTGEKFKWKHFEFEVIDMDRSRIDKLLVINHSTNEESED from the coding sequence TTGGAACTCCTGATAATTCTACTGCTTGTGCTGCTCAATGGTGTCTTTTCCATGTCTGAGATTGCACTCGTCTCATCCCGCAAATCACGTCTCGAAGCCGCTGCAAAAAATGGAGATTCCAGTGCGAAAGCAGCCCTTCATCTCGCCAATTCACCCACTCGTTTTCTGTCCACCGTGCAAATCGGCATCACGCTTATCGGTCTTTTGACTGGTATGTACAGCGGTGACAACATTACGAGTGATTTTGAAAAATACATTGCTACTATCCCGTTTCTGATGCCATATGCCCATTCTCTGGCTGTTGGATCAGTGCTGGTATTTATAACATATTTATCATTAGTCCTTGGTGAGCTGGTTCCTAAAAGAATAGGAATGGCTAATCCCGAATCCATTTCGAAGTTCATGGCCATGCCTATGAACCTGCTTTCGAAGGCCACGGCGCCCTTTATCGCATTGTTAGGCTTTTCCAGTGACTTCATTATCAAGATTTTAAATATCAAACAAAGTGAAAATTCGGTCACAGAAGAGGAAATTAAAAGTTTGATACAGGAAGGGACTTCGGGCGGTGTCTTTGAAGAAATTGAACAGGAGATCGTTCACAATGTGTTCCAGTTGGGAGACAGGAAAGTGACGTCACTCATGACCAATCGCCAGGAGATCGTTTGGCTGGACCTGGAAGATTCTGTTGAGGAAAATAAAGCCAAGATTTTCGATGCAAGACATTCGATTTATCCAGTTTGCCGCGGCGCTGTGGATGATGTGGTGGGTTTGGTTTATGTGAAAGACCTCATTGCAACGGATATAGAAGCGCAGCTTGCCAATATGAATGCGGTTGTAAAAGACCCGGTTTATCTGCCCGAAAGCAACCGTGCATATCAGGCCCTGGCCAAATTCAAAGAGCAGCGCGTCTATTTCGGTATCATTGTGGATGAGTATGGCGGCATTCTGGGCGTGTTAACCATGCACGACATCATGGATGCGCTCGTTGGTGATATTTCCGAGGACATTGAAGAAGCATCCGAAGTGGTCCGGAGGGAAGACGGCAGCTTTCTCATCGATGCGCAATTGCCATTCGATGATTTTATCCAGTATTTCAATCTCAACATTCAGGAAGCTGAGCGCCGGGAGTTTGTTGGATTTAACACATTGGGCGGTTTTGTGCTGCACATTCTTGAAAATATTCCTACCACCGGCGAGAAGTTCAAATGGAAGCACTTCGAGTTTGAAGTGATTGATATGGACCGGAGCCGGATCGATAAATTATTAGTAATCAATCATAGTACAAACGAAGAATCCGAAGACTAG
- a CDS encoding NUDIX hydrolase yields MIIFFDDRPLRIVRNNQLSATETSAFDHIVDLRLDKLQKKMLTGHVLFLNTTAASAMQLIELLDKAVPADMLSVTMATRERSEVEEKIKGSYKVIKAAGGVVVKEGKWLFMFRRKKWDLPKGKLDKGENSRTAAIREIEEETGVRASVKDKICTTWHTYSLNNNRILKRTKWYLFDCIDDANMQPQAEEQIEKLGWYTQSEAKSILINSYSSIRYVIESLNKTHDIKEQ; encoded by the coding sequence ATGATCATTTTTTTTGACGACCGTCCTTTGCGAATTGTACGGAACAATCAGCTTTCTGCGACGGAAACTTCCGCCTTCGATCACATTGTAGACCTGAGACTTGATAAGTTGCAAAAAAAGATGCTAACCGGCCACGTGCTCTTCCTGAACACCACTGCCGCCTCTGCCATGCAGCTCATTGAACTCCTGGACAAAGCCGTCCCGGCAGACATGTTATCAGTCACGATGGCGACGCGGGAAAGGTCGGAAGTAGAAGAGAAAATTAAAGGCAGTTACAAAGTTATCAAGGCCGCAGGAGGTGTTGTGGTGAAGGAAGGAAAGTGGCTTTTCATGTTCCGCCGCAAAAAGTGGGACCTGCCCAAAGGCAAGCTGGACAAAGGTGAAAATTCCAGAACGGCTGCTATCAGAGAGATTGAAGAAGAAACGGGCGTAAGAGCATCAGTTAAGGACAAAATCTGCACCACATGGCACACTTACAGCCTCAATAACAACCGGATTTTAAAGCGGACGAAATGGTATCTTTTTGACTGCATTGATGACGCCAACATGCAGCCGCAGGCGGAAGAGCAGATTGAAAAACTTGGCTGGTATACGCAGAGCGAAGCCAAATCTATTCTTATAAATTCTTACAGCTCAATTCGTTACGTAATTGAAAGCTTGAATAAAACCCACGACATTAAAGAACAATAA
- the coaD gene encoding pantetheine-phosphate adenylyltransferase, with product MKRIALFPGSFDPFTKGHEDIVLRGLRLFDEVVIGIGNNATKKRYFPLDVMKEMIEKTFSDQTNVKVVTYDDLTAHTARELGATFLLRGLRNTTDFEYENGISQVNRYLYEEIETVFLITSPMLAPISSSIIRDLHRYGQRVDDFLPYSLSELNKLNH from the coding sequence ATGAAGCGTATAGCACTATTTCCGGGATCGTTTGATCCATTCACAAAAGGGCACGAAGACATTGTTTTACGCGGATTACGGCTTTTTGATGAAGTGGTCATTGGCATTGGGAACAACGCAACCAAGAAGCGCTATTTCCCGCTCGATGTGATGAAGGAAATGATCGAAAAGACTTTTTCGGATCAAACGAATGTGAAGGTTGTTACTTATGATGACCTTACTGCGCATACAGCGCGTGAACTGGGAGCCACATTTCTGCTGAGGGGTTTGCGTAACACGACCGATTTCGAGTACGAAAATGGCATCTCGCAGGTCAACCGATATCTTTACGAAGAAATTGAAACGGTATTTCTGATCACTTCACCCATGCTGGCCCCGATCAGTTCGAGCATTATCCGCGATTTGCACCGCTATGGTCAGCGTGTGGATGATTTTCTCCCTTATTCCCTTTCTGAACTAAATAAACTCAACCATTGA
- a CDS encoding DUF3822 family protein, whose translation MANSENQVIEIIPTLLVGDNSFDASSIPLCTLCIEVDERRIRFCIVRDENMECIWLEDYSFETVLNPTEIFERLKKVFTGHLLWSSHSWKYVRISINSHAFSLIPNLIFEQDAASDYLAFALGNPVPKDEKVLYHDLPLIRAHNVFSVPQIWYDWMINHFGSSQITFYHLTSPLIIGALVSHLEHQQLRMVSVYFDKDYFTLVITESQQLILCNRFRFSKTQELAYIILFTLSQLNFLPEEMKVLCYGEIASSSDAYTELSRFFPNLQIGNGPTTLKYNRQCADVPGHRYFGLFNTYLVSS comes from the coding sequence GTGGCAAATTCTGAAAACCAGGTCATTGAAATTATTCCTACGCTGCTTGTAGGCGATAACTCATTCGACGCGTCCAGTATTCCATTGTGCACATTGTGCATTGAGGTGGATGAAAGACGCATCCGGTTTTGCATTGTCCGCGATGAAAACATGGAGTGTATCTGGCTAGAAGATTACAGCTTTGAAACCGTTTTAAACCCTACGGAGATCTTTGAAAGGCTCAAAAAGGTTTTTACCGGACATTTGCTCTGGTCATCGCATAGCTGGAAATATGTCAGGATTTCAATTAATTCACACGCATTCAGCTTAATTCCCAATCTGATTTTTGAGCAAGATGCTGCGTCCGATTATCTCGCATTTGCATTGGGTAACCCGGTTCCTAAGGATGAAAAAGTGCTCTATCACGATCTTCCGCTTATCCGCGCACACAATGTTTTCAGCGTTCCGCAGATCTGGTACGACTGGATGATCAACCATTTTGGGTCGTCGCAGATCACATTCTACCATTTGACCAGCCCGCTGATCATTGGCGCGCTGGTAAGCCATCTGGAACATCAGCAGCTGAGGATGGTTTCCGTTTATTTTGATAAAGATTATTTCACGCTGGTCATTACCGAAAGCCAGCAACTGATACTTTGCAACCGGTTCCGCTTTTCCAAAACGCAGGAACTGGCCTACATCATTCTGTTCACACTAAGCCAGCTTAATTTCCTTCCCGAGGAGATGAAAGTGCTTTGCTACGGTGAAATCGCATCTTCTTCCGACGCTTACACCGAGCTTTCAAGATTTTTCCCCAATTTGCAGATCGGCAACGGGCCCACAACGCTGAAATACAACAGACAATGTGCGGACGTTCCGGGACATCGTTATTTTGGCCTTTTCAATACCTACCTCGTATCATCTTAA
- a CDS encoding NUDIX domain-containing protein, with protein sequence MQTLNDEVKNLYGGNVRVRVSGIYIVRDRILLVNHSLYGKEQSFWSPPGGGILFGETAEAALKREIREETGLNAEIGDLLFVNEHVRPPLHAIELFFEIKAVQGKMDKGADPEISAANQIIEEVKFLRLDEIKSFPSDASHSIFSRVRSLEELLRLDKFLPQPETLI encoded by the coding sequence GTGCAGACTTTGAATGATGAAGTAAAGAATTTATACGGCGGGAATGTGCGTGTTCGTGTAAGCGGCATATACATTGTCCGGGATCGGATTCTTTTGGTAAATCATTCATTGTATGGCAAAGAGCAGTCTTTTTGGAGCCCGCCGGGCGGAGGGATTCTTTTCGGGGAAACTGCGGAAGCGGCCTTGAAACGGGAGATCAGAGAAGAAACCGGTCTGAATGCCGAAATAGGGGATTTGCTGTTTGTCAACGAGCATGTACGGCCTCCACTTCACGCTATTGAGCTTTTTTTTGAGATAAAAGCAGTGCAAGGCAAGATGGATAAAGGCGCTGATCCGGAAATTTCAGCGGCAAACCAGATCATTGAGGAAGTCAAATTTTTACGGCTCGATGAAATCAAATCTTTTCCCTCAGATGCATCTCACAGCATTTTCAGCAGAGTGCGATCATTGGAAGAGTTGCTCAGGTTGGACAAGTTTTTACCCCAACCTGAAACATTAATATAG
- a CDS encoding CBS domain-containing protein: protein MLVQHVMGNKPVNALWSVTQDNTVFEALELMAAKNIGAVLVLEDNELIGIFSERDYARKVILQGKSSRDTRIREVMTSKVITVETDQKIEECMQIMSDKHIRHLPVNQDGKLVGIISINDIVSAIIYEQKEHINTLESYISGSPYS from the coding sequence ATGCTAGTACAACATGTAATGGGCAACAAGCCTGTCAATGCGCTTTGGTCGGTAACGCAGGACAATACGGTGTTTGAAGCTCTGGAACTCATGGCCGCTAAGAACATCGGTGCAGTTTTGGTTCTTGAAGATAATGAATTGATCGGGATCTTTTCCGAAAGGGATTATGCCAGAAAAGTTATTCTGCAGGGAAAGAGTTCGCGGGACACGCGCATCCGGGAAGTTATGACGAGTAAGGTTATCACGGTTGAAACGGACCAGAAAATTGAGGAATGTATGCAGATCATGTCTGACAAACATATCCGACATCTGCCTGTTAATCAGGATGGAAAGCTCGTCGGGATCATCTCCATCAATGACATTGTTTCCGCTATTATCTACGAACAAAAGGAGCACATCAATACGCTCGAAAGCTACATCTCGGGAAGTCCTTATTCCTGA
- a CDS encoding ATP-dependent DNA helicase — protein METDKILPSQLLRKRFPFKPTEGQLRFFEQTNDFLVEEKGLERYRDCFLLKGYAGTGKTTIISTLIKVLKNFGYKSILLAPTGRAAKVMSGYSEKIALTIHKKIYKQTADSFSGNLTFQRQKNYHDNTLFIVDEASMITDDADFGNKSLLADLIEFVFENPGNKLMLVGDVAQLPPVGKELSPALDGDYLEKTFYMSVFQEELREVMRQDEESGILFNATSLRNQLVAEKPEIQITTRSYRDVFKMTGEKLEEGLRYAYDKYGQENSIILTRSNKSAVQYNEYIRRTINFSEEELDAGDRLMVVRNNYNILDEDSPAGFIANGDFVELLKIRKTQEMHGFRFADVTLRLTDYEKQPEFDAKIFLDTLHSASPSLSAEDNKKLYESVQKDYFDIASKKERMEALRKDPFLNALQVKFAYALTCHKAQGGQWSSVFIDQGYLPEEQINIEFIRWLYTAITRATDEVFLMNFHQHFFK, from the coding sequence ATGGAAACAGATAAGATTTTACCTTCCCAACTTTTACGCAAGCGTTTTCCTTTCAAACCCACCGAAGGCCAGCTCCGTTTTTTCGAGCAGACCAATGATTTCCTCGTCGAAGAAAAAGGCCTGGAACGTTACCGCGACTGCTTTTTGCTGAAAGGTTATGCAGGAACAGGAAAGACCACCATTATCAGCACATTAATCAAAGTGTTGAAGAATTTCGGCTACAAATCCATTTTGCTCGCCCCGACCGGCCGTGCTGCAAAAGTAATGTCAGGCTATTCCGAAAAGATCGCATTAACGATCCATAAGAAAATATACAAGCAAACCGCCGACTCTTTTTCGGGCAACCTGACATTCCAGCGCCAGAAAAATTACCATGATAATACGCTCTTCATCGTCGATGAAGCTTCCATGATCACCGATGATGCCGATTTCGGCAACAAAAGTTTGCTCGCCGATTTGATCGAATTTGTTTTCGAAAACCCCGGAAACAAGCTCATGCTGGTTGGCGACGTGGCGCAGCTCCCGCCCGTTGGTAAGGAACTGAGCCCCGCCCTGGACGGCGATTATCTGGAAAAGACATTCTATATGTCTGTGTTTCAGGAAGAATTAAGGGAAGTAATGCGGCAGGATGAGGAATCCGGAATATTGTTCAATGCAACTTCATTAAGGAACCAGCTGGTCGCAGAAAAACCCGAAATTCAGATCACCACACGCTCCTACCGAGATGTGTTCAAGATGACCGGTGAAAAATTGGAAGAAGGGCTTCGCTACGCTTACGACAAATACGGCCAGGAAAATTCCATCATCCTGACGCGTTCCAACAAATCCGCTGTTCAATACAATGAATACATCCGGCGCACAATTAACTTCTCCGAAGAAGAACTCGATGCCGGTGACCGGCTGATGGTGGTCCGCAACAATTACAACATTCTCGACGAGGATTCACCCGCAGGCTTCATCGCCAACGGAGATTTTGTTGAATTATTAAAGATCCGAAAAACGCAGGAAATGCACGGTTTCCGCTTCGCAGACGTAACATTACGCCTGACGGATTACGAAAAACAACCGGAATTCGACGCCAAAATCTTCCTCGACACATTACATTCCGCCTCCCCTTCCCTATCAGCCGAGGATAACAAGAAGCTGTACGAAAGCGTCCAGAAGGACTATTTTGATATCGCTTCCAAGAAAGAAAGAATGGAAGCATTGCGGAAAGATCCTTTTCTAAATGCATTGCAAGTAAAATTCGCATATGCATTAACCTGCCACAAGGCCCAGGGCGGCCAATGGAGTTCCGTGTTTATTGATCAGGGCTATTTGCCCGAGGAACAAATCAATATAGAATTTATCCGCTGGCTCTACACGGCCATTACAAGGGCAACCGACGAAGTTTTCCTAATGAATTTCCACCAGCACTTTTTCAAATAA
- a CDS encoding L-threonylcarbamoyladenylate synthase, with the protein MAITGNDIEVAKEFLMKGELVAIPTETVYGLAGNALNDSAVLSIFEVKNRPAFDPLIIHTDSLEKVQQYVSDFPEKALQLAVRFWPGPLTLLLPKKQIIPDLVTSGLDNVAVRVPNHPLLLELLKELPFPLAAPSANPFGYISPTNAGHVNAQLGEKIAYILDGGESEVGIESTIVGFENDEPVVYRLGGLAVEDIEEIVGKVKLMPHSSSNPKAPGMLKSHYAPRKPLYLYERGIFPAGDDELTGYLVFDKYLEGIDLKYQRILSKSGDMKEAAHNLFAFLRELDTLSVEQIRAERVPSEGLGLAINDRLQRAAAK; encoded by the coding sequence TTGGCGATTACCGGAAACGATATTGAAGTTGCAAAAGAATTCCTCATGAAAGGGGAATTGGTGGCTATTCCTACCGAAACTGTTTATGGATTGGCTGGTAATGCATTGAACGACAGTGCGGTGCTGTCTATTTTCGAGGTAAAAAACCGGCCAGCCTTTGATCCGCTGATCATTCACACGGATTCACTAGAAAAAGTGCAGCAATACGTTTCCGATTTTCCGGAAAAAGCATTGCAGCTCGCGGTGCGTTTCTGGCCCGGCCCGCTGACTTTACTGCTTCCCAAAAAACAGATCATTCCTGATCTGGTAACGTCCGGACTGGATAATGTTGCCGTGCGCGTTCCTAATCATCCTTTGCTGCTTGAACTTTTGAAGGAACTACCATTTCCACTTGCTGCGCCCAGTGCTAACCCGTTCGGTTACATTAGCCCTACGAATGCTGGCCATGTAAATGCGCAATTGGGAGAAAAGATAGCCTATATATTGGATGGAGGTGAAAGCGAAGTGGGCATTGAATCGACCATTGTGGGTTTTGAAAATGACGAACCGGTGGTGTACAGGTTGGGCGGTTTAGCCGTGGAGGATATTGAGGAGATCGTTGGAAAAGTAAAGCTTATGCCACATTCTTCATCGAACCCCAAAGCGCCGGGAATGTTGAAAAGCCACTACGCGCCCAGGAAACCGCTTTATTTGTATGAGAGAGGAATATTTCCGGCAGGAGATGATGAGCTGACAGGTTATCTGGTTTTTGACAAATATCTGGAAGGCATTGATCTCAAATATCAGCGTATTTTAAGTAAAAGCGGTGATATGAAGGAAGCTGCGCATAACTTGTTCGCTTTTCTGAGAGAGTTGGATACATTGTCTGTGGAGCAGATCCGGGCAGAACGTGTCCCATCAGAAGGCTTAGGCCTTGCGATCAACGACCGTCTGCAACGCGCCGCTGCTAAGTAG